The following coding sequences lie in one Stigmatopora nigra isolate UIUO_SnigA chromosome 4, RoL_Snig_1.1, whole genome shotgun sequence genomic window:
- the LOC144196106 gene encoding T-box transcription factor TBX5-like, whose product MANGGDQFGLAERPDSNCMDSPKENKQDNLSSYHLKSPASPQTNCSQMGLEGIKVFLHDRELWTRFDEVGTEMIITKAGRRMFPSYKVKVTGLNPKTKYILLMDIVPGDDHRYKFADNKWSVTGKAEPAMPGRLYVHPDSPATGAHWSRQLVSFQKLKLTNNHLDPFGHIILNSMHKYQPRVHIVKADEHNGFGSKNTAFCTHVFSETAFIAVTSYQNHKITQLKIENNPFAKGFRGSDDNELHRMAKLQGKDYPVVPRSTSRQRTCSAGSPFGGEVRILRGSPEAAASPYSCENGPSGSPRTLLGSPSAHYALAHPQHVQQTQLYHNTKRKAEENCSTGNCQHPFKRAFPGSSRSPGDSYYHAAPFPPHPPASLAPADAPYGSNAGQRQACMFAGSESRLDDRGWSYACPLPSAMTPVEPYPAYNPHPAYSSSPRGSRLSAPAHHGSPPVGEAVAHDPYQRQSSEGNQSRPHSPPLHREYPRFTPNLSPPLYHTLETHAHIRCGVPEWTAAS is encoded by the exons ATGGCAAACGGAGGGGACCAGTTCGGCCTTGCTGAGCGCCCGGACTCTAACTGCATGGATTCTCCAAAGGAGAATAAACAGGACAATCTCAGCAGCTATCATCTAAAATCACCTGCTTCGCCACAAACAAATTGCAGTCAGATG GGCTTGGAAGGAATCAAAGTTTTTCTTCACGACAGAGAGCTTTGGACGAGGTTCGATGAGGTGGGAACTGAAATGATTATCACCAAAGCTGGAAG GAGGATGTTTCCAAGTTATAAAGTGAAGGTCACAGGTCTCAACCCGAAAACCAAATACATTCTCCTAATGGACATTGTGCCCGGGGATGACCACCGCTATAAGTTTGCAGACAACAAATG GTCGGTGACCGGTAAGGCGGAACCAGCGATGCCGGGCCGCCTTTATGTCCACCCGGACTCTCCTGCCACGGGGGCACACTGGAGTCGCCAGCTGGTGTCCTTCCAGAAGCTCAAACTCACTAACAACCACCTGGATCCGTTTGGACAC ATTATCTTGAACTCCATGCACAAATACCAGCCCCGCGTCCACATCGTCAAGGCGGACGAGCACAACGGCTTCGGCTCGAAGAATACGGCTTTTTGCACTCATGTCTTCTCTGAAACCGCCTTCATTGCAGTAACCTCTTACCAGAACCATAAG ATTACTCAGCTGAAGATAGAGAACAACCCCTTTGCCAAAGGCTTCAGAGGCAGCGATGACAACGAACTGCACCGCATGGCCAAACTGCAAGG GAAAGACTACCCGGTGGTGCCACGCAGCACGAGTCGTCAGAGAACGTGCTCCGCCGGTAGTCCTTTCGGAGGGGAGGTCCGCATTCTGAGGGGCTCGCCCGAAGCGGCCGCGTCGCCCTACAGTTGCGAGAATGGCCCAAGCGGCAGCCCCCGGACGTTGCTGGGGTCTCCGTCTGCTCACTATGCCTTGGCTCATCCTCAGCATGTCCAGCAGACACAACTTTACCACAACACCAAGAGAAAAG CCGAGGAGAACTGCTCCACTGGGAATTGCCAGCATCCGTTCAAGAGAGCCTTCCCCGGTAGCTCGCGCAGCCCGGGGGACTCCTACTACCACGCCGCTCCCTTCCCCCCTCACCCTCCGGCCAGCCTGGCCCCGGCGGACGCCCCCTACGGCTCGAACGCCGGCCAGCGTCAAGCGTGCATGTTTGCCGGCTCGGAGAGCAGACTGGACGATCGCGGCTGGTCGTACGCCTGCCCGCTGCCCTCCGCCATGACCCCCGTGGAGCCCTACCCGGCTTACAACCCGCACCCCGCCTACAGCTCCAGCCCGCGGGGCTCCCGGCTCAGCGCCCCGGCGCACCACGGCTCGCCGCCAGTGGGGGAAGCCGTCGCTCACGACCCTTACCAGAGGCAGAGCTCTGAAGGCAATCAAAGTAGGCCGCACAGCCCCCCCCTCCACAGAGAGTATCCTCGCTTCACCCCCAACTTGTCCCCCCCGCTGTACCACACATTAGAGACGCACGCACACATTAGGTGTGGAGTTCCCGAATGGACCGCCGCCTCCTGA
- the LOC144195350 gene encoding pleckstrin homology domain-containing family A member 2-like, whose translation MPYVDRLNRVCGFLDIEEKENSSRFQRRYFILDTQGNALLWYMDNPQNLPSGASFVGSLRLTYISKVNEATGKQKPKTEFCFVINAVSRRYFLQGNDVTDMRDWVTALNQASKITVPKSGPAPPRSDVAAFISDIYGGGKQHAYKAEIHGGVVVHTPLLNEGSKPGVLRFGYCVKQGNVRKSWKRRFFTLDNNAVSYYKSEMDKEPLRAIPLRDIQKVHECLVKSGELLQRDNLFEIITGSRTFYIQTDSPEDMHGWIRDIEMKIQDFRGPTKGFSFKRGSSLYRSHNPSSSRSQQMVEKRPMLVKSCSIAPSWQPWTPMPANEPSILDAEDNDRSAFSNIHTMASLSSSPNSSSTSSSSNSLSTLSSCPGVPSSGLGILTSSGDVACGRRRHRSQPQPPTGCMFPFNLDDESIRTTDV comes from the exons ATGCCGTACGTGGATCGTCTGAACCGCGTGTGTGGCTTCTTGGACATCGAGGAGAAAGAGAACAGCAGTCGTTTCCAGAGACGTTACTTCATCCTGGATACACAGGGAAATGCTTTGCTTTGGTACATGGACAACCCTCAG AACCTGCCCAGTGGAGCAAGTTTTGTTGGCAGCCTGAGACTAACTTATATCTCCAAG GTAAATGAAGCTACAGGGAAGCAGAAGCCAAAGACAGAGTTCTGCTTTG TCATCAACGCAGTTTCCCGAAGGTACTTCCTCCAAGGCAACGACGTGACTGACATGAGGGACTGGGTCACTGCTCTCAATCAGGCCAGCAAGATTACT GTTCCTAAATCTGGTCCTGCACCCCCAAGATCGGATGTGGCCGCATTTATCAGCGATATTTATGGAGGTGGGAAGCAGCATGCGTACAAGGCAGAGATCCACGGAGGTGTGGTGGTGCACACACCCCTTCTG AACGAGGGCAGCAAGCCTGGCGTGCTGCGGTTCGGCTACTGTGTCAAACAAGGCAATGTT agaaaaagctgGAAGAGACGTTTTTTCACCCTGGATAACAATGCAGTCAGCTATTACAAGTCCGAGATG gACAAAGAGCCTCTGCGAGCCATTCCCCTCAGGGACATTCAGAAAGTTCATGAATGCCTCGTCAAATCAGG AGAACTCCTGCAGAGAGACAATCTGTTTGAGATCATCACCGGATCTCGGACATTCTATATCCAG ACAGACTCTCCAGAGGACATGCATGGCTGGATCAGGGACATCGAAATGAAGATTCAAGACTTTCGAGGTCCTACCAAG GGATTTTCATTCAAACGAGGCTCTTCTCTCTATCGAAGTCACAATCCTTCTTCAAGTCGAAGTCAGCAGATGGTGGAAAAGCGCCCTATGCTTGTAAAATCGTGCTCCATCGCACCAAGCTGGCAGCCATGGACGCCCATGCCTGCAAATGAGCCCTCAATTTTGGACGCAGAGGACAATGACCGAAGTGCTTTTAGCAACATTCATACGATGGCCTCGCTGTCTTCCTCTCCCAACTCTTCCTCcacgtcctcctcctccaactCGCTCTCGACCCTATCCTCTTGCCCCGGCGTGCCCAGTAGCGGCTTGGGCATCCTCACGTCCTCAGGGGACGTGGCGTGCGGCCGTCGGAGGCACCGCTCGCAGCCTCAGCCCCCCACGGGCTGCATGTTCCCTTTCAACTTGGATGACGAAAGCATCCGTACCACTGATGTCTAG